CTTGTCTCAGGAGTGGTTTGAGTCCATGCTGTTTGGCCAAGAGCAGAACAGTGACAACACTGTCAGTTAcggagacaggctgagagatttgaggttgttcagcctggagtagagaaggctccagaaggggagaccttagagcatcttccagtaactgaaggggCTACACGAAAGCTGTtgagggacttttgacaaggccagggagtgatgggatgagggggaaaagTTTTCAGCTAAAGGAGGGaagactgagatgagatctgaagaagaaattctttgctgtgagggtggtaagacactggcccaggttgcccggagcagctgtggctgccccatccctggcagtgttcagggcaggttggatggggcttggagcaacctggtctggtgcGAGGTGTCCCTGTCTGTGGtaagggggctggaactagatgatctttaaggtcccttccaagtcaaACCGTTGTGTAATTGTACAAGTAAATGGTGTTGAAGACCTAGTACAAATGTCAAGCTGATAGTCCCGGCACTATAAAGTCACACCTTGGGTATGTAGCTTGAGATGAACTGAATTGCTCTGACTAATAACTAGAGTCCAGTGACCATGATGGGACCCAGTTTACAATGAGATCCCCAGAATGTGGATGTCTCTGTCTACTATGGTATGATTCTGGGACTGAACTCCATTCCAAAAGGCTCATGAGCTGAATCAACCAAAACCCTGATATAAGACTCATCACCCAcacctgctttcctggagaagtCTTTTGTTAATCTTAATTCCTCTATGGTTCAGTATTATCTCTCATTTCGGCTCCCCATAATTTGCCACCTTACCTGGGGTGGCCATCAAGGCCAttagaaaaacagcaaacacaACATAGATGATCCTCATGATTGGAAATCCACCAGGATCACAGCACGTCTGGGATGCAGCCTTGCAGAGAGATGTTGAATCAGTTGCTAAGAGAAGGCTGGAGATCCtggtatttatagacatttcTTGACAGAGAGGACAGTGTTAAGGAGGAGTGTGACTTTGCTGTTGTCCAAGGACATTGTTTGCTGCTTAGCAGGATATTATGTCACTCCAACCCAGTGGCCATTTGAGAATGAGACGTCCACTCTGTGCCCTTTCCTCACTGGCTCTCTGAAGGCATCTTATGTGGCCTGTGCATGTGTCTCTGCCTTGGGACCTGGACTCCTCTCAGTGTGGCTGGCAAAGCTTTTAGCAGAGACAATTGGGACTATCAATCCCTGGCCAGGGAACTTGGAGCTGCCTTGTAGGCATGGTTGTGGTGAACAGTGTTGCACTAACAAGTCTAAGAtcccttcttcttccctgccAAAAAAGAGATCTGAGAGGACTGGTGCTACAATGGCCAACACCACCGTATGCATTCCCAGCTGTATGTCAAGGCTTAGACCTTCTGCTGGAATCCAAAGTGCTGTGACAATGGATATGCAAGTTATTATGAAGTTGAATTGtctttccagtaaaaaaaaaagcctctggTTGTCTGAAGGTGAGGTCATCAGTCTAAGCTGGTCTAATCATCATAAAtagaggaggaaaagctggacatgagccagcaatgtgtgcttgagGCCTGGAaggccaacagtatcctgggctgcatcaaaagaaacgtGGCCAGAAGAGTGAGGGAGGTGAATCTCCCTCTCTGCttcactctcatgagacccccctgcaatgctgtgtctggttctggggtccccaacacaagaaagaccTGGAGTTGTTGGAGCAATTCCAGAGGAAGCTatggagatgatcagagggctggagcagctctgctctggagacaggctgagagagtggAGGTTGTTCAgccaggaggagagaaggctctgagaagatcttattgtggcctttcagtatTCAAATAAGAAAGATAAAGACAGGGGAGATTCAGGCTAGATATAAACCCAaatttttttatgctgaggctggtgagacaaTGACACTGGTTGCCCacagaggtggtagatgccccatccctggaaacaccCCAAGTCAGGTTGGacacagctctgagcaacctgttctagctgaggatgtccctgctcactgcagggggcgttggactagatggtcttgaaaggtcccttccaacccaaaacactcGGTGgttcagtgattctatgatctatgGCTCAATTCAGTTGCCTACACACAGACTCATTTGAGACCTCCTGAAATTACCCAGGTTTCTCCTACTCTCCTACATCAAATATGTCAAAGAGGTTTGGAAACCACACTCTGCAGATAGGATAAACAGCAACTCTGTTCTAGCCCAGCAGTGTCAGACTTTGTAAACATGACTTAACAGAATACAGCAAGGCACTAAGTGCAGAGGTGACCAAAGAAGAGTGGCAAGTAGCTTACGCCTCTGTTGCCCACCTAAATTCTCCTTCACCACAAGCTGGAAAGAAGTCctaacatttacatttacatcAGCTTGTGATTGATGTGTATCTTTCCTCATTtcagagaatcagagaatcccagactggtttaagttggaaaggacctcaaagatcatctggttccaacccccctgccatgggcagggacacctcccactagaccagctttctccaagccccatccaacttggcctggaacacttccagggatgaggcagccacagcttctctgggcaacctgggccagtgtctttTTGCTTGAGGAGAAGCAAAGAAATAGCTACCACAGAATCTCCAGTACAAGGAGAACCCAAACAGATACAGTGTAGGTTGTGTTCCCTGGCAATGGCAGAATGTTTGAAACTGAACAATATTGGCACTGCATCACATCATTCCCTCCAGAACTTCCTGAGAGCAGGCTGGGGCTATCTGCCCTGGAGAACAAAAACTGCAGAAGCCCTTGCTCCAAGTCTGTCCACTCTGAGCAGGATTAATTCAGATATTAATATTTTGATTTCTCATGCAGGTGTCTCCTTCTGATCTGTGAGAAGACACCAGAAGCTTCCCCTGTGTCTAATAGAGCCAGTGCCAGTAGGCTACAGAATGGACCTGCccctggccaaggctgagcccatcacGATGGTGGTAACACTAAGAAGGGGAAAATACTGCTGTGCTAAACAGCTgtgagagaggagtgagaatattAGATAAGTTTGTCTATGCAGAGGTGCAAGACTGCTCCTGCTACAGAACACACCTTTCATCACCTTCTTGGCTCTTCTCTGTACCTTTTTCTGCTCCAACACACCCAGTTTGAGGTAGGGACAGCAGAAACCACACCCTTAGTACAGTATTGATCTGTAAATTGAAGGTGaacagagggctggagcagctctgctctggaaacaggctgagagagttggggctgttcagcctggagaagagaaggctctggggagaccttagagcaccctccagtacctgaaggggctacaggaaagctggggagggacttttgacaagggcagggagtgacacGGTGGAacaatttcaaactgaaagaaggtaaaTTGAGAAGAGACCTTAGGACGGGGGGGCGGGAGGGTGGTTAGGCACCAtcccaggttgctcagggaagctgtggctgccccatccctggaagtgttcaaggccaggttgggtggggcttggagcaacctggtctcgtgggaggtgtccctgcccgtggcagggggggttggaactaggtgatctttgtggttccttccaaccattctgggattctgtgattctatacaTAAGACAGAAGCACTGACTGGCCTGTCCTGAGACTTTGTTCCGAAGAGGACATAAAATCCTTTGCATGAGATCTGTGAGGGcctatttgcttttcttttgcccAGCGCTGGGGATTTGTTGAAATGTTGATGGGAAAGAGCTGTCTTGTGCTTAGAGGAGACACTGCTGAACTACCCACATTTTTTAAGACATCTACAGACAACCTGTAGCCTGAAAAAGCAGTAGGGACCTGAAAGATTCTCTCTTGTCTCTAGAGGGTTGTGTGCAGGGCCACatagaaagcaagaggaaaaataataccTTCTTTCCCACTTCCATACCCCATGAGacccctggcagctctgcagctgctgtcagtgGATGATCAGGTATTATTGGTGCTGGGCTTGGAAAATCTGTCCCAATGCTTTACACAGGATCATGGGGAATCCAGTAACCACACCACACACATAAGAGTtacatctcctttttttcccattttatttgTTGAGAGGAGGGGATGACAGTTGGGTTAGACAGTTGAGAAGCTGCTCCCAAAGCCACCGCAgtgcctcctcttccctgcaaccttcttctgcagctcctATTTCCCCTTCCAGccagctgggatgcagcagtAGTACTTGCAGTCATAGGAGTGGGACCATACGTCTGCCTTGGAGCACTTGCTGGAGCAGTACCCCACCTTGGGGCAGTGCTTCCTCACCTGCCCATAGCCTGCAAGAGAGGAGAGCGGTCGTGTCAGTGTAGGTGCCTCTGTGCCCCACTGCCATGCCCTCCTACCACCTCCAGGTCTGAGGGTGGCACTGGTCACATCCAGACCCTGCTCCTAGGGAGGTGCTGCTCCATTCTCCCACACATCCACCTCTCCTGCCCAAGCCCAGCCCCAAAGCAGGAAGGGATCCTGAAGAGCACAAGCCTGAGAGACTCCTTGTGCATCCCTCTCCCCCCAGCTGGTGACTACAGAGCCCGCTGATGACACTGGTGCAGTTTGGGGAAGAGATGCTCCCAAGGAGAGCAGATTCCTTACCCACACTGATAGGCACCCCAAAAGCAAAGTTCATAAAGATGTTCATAAGTTTCAAAGTTCATTAGATCTGTGCAGTATTGCATCTCTCTTTAAGAGACAGGAATCAGTGTTCtaacagcaaaacaacagaagCCACATGAAGCTTATTTCAAGAACTCAGTTGTTCACTCAGGTCTCTGTGCCTGtatcattcttttaaaaaatgccccCTTACTCAGAAATGGCTGTAAGGATGCTGCAGAGGTCTTGAATTTGGCCCGACAGCAGCCAAGCACCCAATATTCACCATAGTAGGTTTAAAGTGAATGAGAAGTAGTATCTGAAGGGGGTTTCTAAAGCCTGTCTGGGAGATTTCAGCCCAGAATCCCCTTTTGACTCCTGCAGAGACACCAGAAAGCCTTAGAGTCTCAGAAACAGGCATTAGCAGCATTAACTGTGTCACAACAGTAAATCAAATGTGCTCAGGACTGAGCCCCAGCAGTTCCCTCAGTTATTCCCACACAGATCTCTGGTAGGCATTCCTGCTTTCACTGTCTCTTAGAAGAAGGCATTAAAGTACTTGGCCAGATTGTAGAAGTCACCTTGAATAACTTGGTATCTATAATTTTAAGAGTTAAAGTTACTTTAAAAGACCCTCAGCTAGTACCAGCTTATCTTGCCCAATTTGTCATCTTACCTGGAGTGGCCAGGGAGACCAGGAGGAAGACAGCGAAGACCAGGTAGAGAAACCTCATGGCTGGAGTTGAGCTGGAACCACAGCAaggctggagagaggagagctGGTGAGAGCTGGAAGGGAGGAGGTGGTGTACAAGGAGGCTGAAGCTGCTGGCTTTTATAGAACCTTTCCCTGCAGATGCTGGGGAAACACAGGAATTCATCCAAGTCTGGGATGGGTGGATGTGAAGTCATGGCATGAGCACCAGCACTTCCCACGCGGGCCCGAGTGTGCTggcagccacctcctgcccccctAGCTGGTTACTCAATATCAGATAGGATTTCAGGGCACTGGCTTGGATGAGAGCACAAATGAATAGGGGCTGTCAATAGTGGAGTTGTCAGGACTAGGCTGGTGGGTCAGAGGGACCTGATGGAGATCTGCAGGTACAATGATGAAGAGACAACAAGATCAGTATCACGGGGCATCAGGCCTTTCCCAATCTCTGGCAGAGATGCAAGGGGGCTAAAATGTGGCCACAATGCACTGATAAATCTCCCTCCATTCTTCAAAATGGTCATGATGCGGGGCTGGTGTCTTGGAAAGGACCCATGTTCCCATTTCGGCTTGTGAAACAAACAATGAATGCAAAATCTCTCTGATAAATCTGTCAAACATCACACTCAATGGAGTCTCTTTTGTTGTCCCCTCTCACCCTTCTAATGGATGGGCAGGAGCACTGGGGCTGAGAGCTCCCAGGAGTCTGGATGTGGAGACCACTTGCAGACACTTTGATCATCACCTCTTCCCCTCAAACCCTCTAGGCAGACCTGGGGTTTCAAACGTGAGCAGAATTCTGCAAAGGAACTTTTCCAACCTCAGCTCACTGGGCTGTTCAGGAACTTCAtaaacagccaggaaaaaaaaaaaaaaaaaaaaaaaaaaaaaaggctgatgaAGGGACAGAAGCTGTTGCTGATGCAGAATTACTAAAAACCATCAAACCTAAATCTCCAAAGGGTAGCAGAAGGATCTTACAACCctgagaaagagagaagcaaaatcacagaatcacagaatcttagggattggaagggaccttgaaagtccatccagtccaacccccctgccacagcaggatcacccagagcacatcacacaggaacgtgtccaggtgggttttgaatgtctccagtgaaggagactccacaacctctctgggcagcctgttccagggc
The Apus apus isolate bApuApu2 chromosome 3, bApuApu2.pri.cur, whole genome shotgun sequence genome window above contains:
- the LOC127382598 gene encoding cygnin-like, yielding MRFLYLVFAVFLLVSLATPGYGQVRKHCPKVGYCSSKCSKADVWSHSYDCKYYCCIPAGWKGK